A region of Sphingomonas crusticola DNA encodes the following proteins:
- a CDS encoding MarR family winged helix-turn-helix transcriptional regulator, which yields MVADPLRLDAFIPFRLSVTSNLVSETIASTYQALFGLTIPEWRLIAVIAEDEGTTQQQVGRRTRMDKVTVSRATIALVERGLVERRPHSSDRRSQSLHLTKSGRDLYAAIAPKALELERRIFADFAPEDVVAFSAMLLRVQQATLAVRDEA from the coding sequence ATGGTCGCCGATCCGCTGCGCCTCGACGCATTCATCCCTTTCCGGCTCTCGGTGACGTCGAACCTCGTGAGCGAAACGATCGCCAGCACCTATCAGGCCCTGTTCGGCCTCACGATTCCGGAATGGCGATTGATCGCAGTCATCGCGGAAGACGAGGGCACGACCCAGCAGCAAGTCGGCCGGCGGACGCGAATGGACAAGGTGACGGTCAGCCGCGCGACCATCGCCCTGGTCGAGCGTGGCCTGGTCGAACGGCGGCCGCACAGCAGCGACCGCCGCTCCCAGTCGCTGCATCTGACGAAGAGCGGGCGCGATCTCTATGCAGCGATCGCGCCCAAGGCCTTGGAACTGGAGCGCCGCATCTTCGCGGATTTCGCGCCCGAAGATGTCGTGGCGTTCAGCGCGATGCTGCTACGCGTGCAGCAGGCGACGCTGGCCGTCCGCGACGAAGCTTAG
- a CDS encoding ATP-binding protein, producing MTNDILARIAAALERIAPPAPVGDDPLAHPAYVWRDGALQAARAFAPLPLTLLEGMDAQKEAVLGNMRRLGQGLPAHDVLLWGARGTGKSALVKAAIGQIQAEGGSIALVEVAGDGLAELPGLFAALADVPRAFVLFIDDLGFAEPSEAPRLLRSVLEGGAEARPANARLHVTANRRHILARDMAEQDSAINPRDVADDKLALADRFGLSLGFHVINQPTYVAMLEGYARQYGLTLDPHDAITWATQRGGRSGRVAWQYVVEMAGRQGKRLG from the coding sequence ATGACCAACGACATCCTCGCGCGGATCGCGGCCGCGCTCGAACGGATTGCTCCACCGGCGCCCGTCGGTGACGATCCGCTGGCGCACCCCGCTTATGTCTGGCGCGACGGCGCGCTGCAGGCCGCACGCGCCTTTGCGCCGCTGCCGCTGACATTGCTGGAGGGCATGGATGCCCAGAAGGAAGCCGTGCTCGGCAATATGCGGCGCCTCGGCCAGGGCCTGCCCGCGCATGACGTGCTGTTGTGGGGCGCGCGCGGGACCGGCAAGTCGGCGCTGGTCAAGGCGGCAATCGGCCAGATCCAAGCCGAGGGCGGCTCGATCGCCCTGGTCGAGGTGGCGGGCGACGGACTGGCCGAGCTTCCCGGCCTGTTCGCAGCGCTCGCGGATGTGCCCCGCGCCTTCGTACTGTTCATTGACGATCTCGGCTTCGCCGAGCCGAGCGAGGCACCGCGCTTGCTGCGTTCGGTGCTCGAGGGCGGAGCGGAGGCGCGGCCGGCCAACGCGCGGCTGCATGTCACCGCCAATCGCCGGCACATCCTGGCGCGCGATATGGCGGAGCAGGACAGCGCCATCAATCCGCGCGACGTCGCCGACGACAAGCTCGCACTGGCCGACCGTTTCGGGCTGAGCCTGGGCTTCCATGTCATCAATCAGCCGACCTACGTGGCCATGTTGGAAGGCTATGCCCGCCAATATGGCCTGACCCTGGATCCCCACGACGCCATCACCTGGGCCACGCAACGTGGTGGCCGCTCCGGGCGCGTCGCATGGCAATATGTGGTCGAAATGGCGGGCCGGCAGGGGAAGAGGCTCGGCTGA
- a CDS encoding DUF885 domain-containing protein, protein MDRRAFLASSAAALAAAGIPECALAQAGDAQLNALFDAIFADLLQQSPELATSLGLDKGAHAAAKHQLSDRSAAESARDAARTRAWIARLEAIDASGLSDAAALNRDVILYSMKSRNLPYEQFGIDSAQRPYRIYQQGGAYYSVPDFLNGSHSIATAEDCEAYLDRLAQFARALDQDSEVQRAQAARGLLAPDFSLDLTLGQMAKLRGPAAAQSAMVRSLVTRAQARNIAGDWQARAASIVDRQVYPALDRQIALLRQLRPGASNIAGIWRLPNGDEIYAAALEQATTTTLTPAEVQKLGLEQVASISADLDTILKSQGYSKGSVGERLTALNNDPSQLYADSAEGRLALIASLNAGVKDMYGRLPRAFADMPRTPLEIRAVPVEIQDGASNGYYQRGALDGSRPAIYFINLKDVGDWPKYGLPSLTYHEGVPGHHLQISVAQESKDIPILRKASGFFSAYTEGWALYAEQLANELHAYQTPLERAGYLQSFLFRAARLVVDTGLHARKWTREQATDYLVATTGFARARSQREVERYCTMAGQACSYKVGHMTWTAARARAEKALGARFELREFHKVLRDGAMPLTILDRRIDARTAALLKA, encoded by the coding sequence ATGGACCGTCGTGCTTTCCTTGCTTCGAGCGCAGCGGCCCTGGCGGCGGCTGGCATCCCTGAGTGCGCCCTGGCGCAGGCCGGCGATGCGCAGCTCAATGCGCTGTTCGACGCGATCTTCGCCGATCTGCTGCAGCAATCGCCCGAACTGGCGACCTCGCTGGGTCTCGACAAAGGCGCGCACGCCGCAGCCAAGCACCAGCTGTCCGATCGATCGGCAGCAGAGTCCGCGCGCGATGCCGCGCGCACACGCGCCTGGATTGCGCGCCTTGAGGCCATTGATGCTTCCGGTCTGTCCGACGCGGCCGCGCTCAATCGCGATGTCATCCTTTACTCGATGAAAAGCCGCAATCTGCCCTACGAGCAGTTTGGCATCGACAGCGCCCAGCGGCCTTATCGCATTTACCAGCAGGGGGGCGCTTATTACTCGGTGCCAGACTTCCTCAACGGATCGCACAGTATCGCGACTGCCGAAGATTGCGAGGCCTATCTCGATCGCCTCGCGCAATTCGCACGCGCGCTCGATCAGGACAGCGAAGTGCAACGTGCGCAGGCCGCGCGCGGTTTGCTCGCGCCGGATTTCAGTCTCGACCTAACGCTCGGGCAAATGGCCAAATTGCGCGGCCCTGCCGCCGCGCAAAGTGCGATGGTGCGCTCGCTCGTCACACGCGCGCAGGCAAGGAACATCGCAGGCGATTGGCAAGCGCGAGCCGCTTCGATCGTCGATCGGCAGGTCTATCCTGCGCTCGACCGCCAGATCGCCTTGCTCAGGCAGCTGCGTCCCGGCGCGAGCAACATCGCCGGCATCTGGCGGCTGCCGAATGGCGACGAAATCTACGCCGCCGCGCTCGAACAGGCGACTACCACCACGCTTACGCCTGCCGAGGTGCAGAAACTCGGCCTCGAGCAGGTGGCATCGATCAGCGCCGACCTCGACACGATCCTCAAGAGCCAGGGCTATAGCAAAGGCTCGGTTGGCGAGCGGCTGACCGCGCTCAACAACGATCCCAGCCAGCTCTACGCCGACAGCGCCGAGGGGCGGCTGGCGTTGATCGCCAGCCTCAATGCGGGCGTCAAGGACATGTATGGGCGGCTGCCACGCGCGTTTGCGGACATGCCGCGCACCCCGCTCGAAATCCGCGCGGTCCCGGTCGAGATCCAAGACGGCGCGTCCAATGGCTATTATCAGCGCGGAGCGCTCGATGGATCGCGCCCTGCGATCTACTTCATCAATCTGAAGGATGTCGGCGACTGGCCCAAATATGGGCTGCCGTCCCTGACCTATCATGAGGGCGTTCCCGGTCACCATCTTCAGATCAGCGTCGCGCAGGAATCCAAGGACATCCCGATCCTGCGCAAGGCGTCGGGCTTCTTTTCCGCTTATACCGAAGGCTGGGCGCTCTACGCCGAGCAGCTTGCGAACGAGCTGCATGCCTATCAGACGCCGCTGGAGCGCGCCGGCTATCTCCAGTCCTTCCTGTTCCGCGCCGCGCGGCTGGTGGTGGATACGGGTCTCCACGCACGCAAATGGACGCGTGAACAGGCCACCGATTATCTGGTCGCCACCACCGGCTTCGCGCGCGCACGCTCCCAGCGCGAAGTCGAACGTTATTGCACGATGGCGGGGCAGGCGTGCAGCTACAAGGTCGGTCACATGACCTGGACCGCGGCCCGCGCGCGGGCGGAGAAAGCGCTCGGCGCGCGGTTCGAGCTGCGCGAATTCCACAAGGTGCTGCGTGACGGCGCGATGCCGCTCACGATCCTCGACCGTCGCATCGATGCTCGCACGGCGGCGCTGCTCAAGGCCTGA